One part of the Saprospiraceae bacterium genome encodes these proteins:
- the lpxK gene encoding tetraacyldisaccharide 4'-kinase, with the protein MQKLISLLLFPISFLYGIGVSIYQALYFSGLIKPVKFSFPVISIGNLTIGGTGKSPHIEYLIRLLKDYIELAVLSRGYKRNTSGFLLVDSESNAKQVGDEPKQIKDKFPNVPVAVSESRSLGIPRLIRNFPDLKLILLDDAFQHLAVKPGLNILLTEYANPYSKDFLLPSGRLREWRYGASRADVIIVSKCPENLTENHFESWRNNLSLRKHQRLFFSKIEYGVPFQIFNPQKLFLLNPGLHITLISAIAQSSYLLNYLAGNVASVVDINFEDHHYFRESELKSILLKHEQISHPNKMILTTEKDGTRLALFKDFFSLRNIEVYAIPIHVKFYHELEFNNFIKDYLLEFKI; encoded by the coding sequence TTGCAAAAATTAATTTCTTTACTGTTGTTTCCCATTTCATTTTTATATGGAATCGGTGTCAGTATTTACCAGGCATTGTATTTTAGTGGCCTAATCAAGCCAGTAAAATTTAGCTTTCCCGTCATTTCTATTGGAAATTTGACCATTGGAGGAACTGGAAAGTCACCTCATATTGAATATTTAATCCGACTTCTAAAAGATTATATTGAACTCGCCGTTTTAAGTAGAGGTTATAAACGGAATACATCTGGATTTTTATTAGTAGATTCTGAATCCAATGCAAAACAAGTTGGTGATGAACCTAAACAGATCAAGGATAAATTCCCCAATGTGCCTGTTGCCGTTTCAGAAAGTCGATCCCTTGGTATCCCAAGATTGATCCGGAATTTTCCAGATCTAAAATTAATTTTATTGGATGATGCTTTTCAGCATTTGGCTGTAAAACCTGGCTTGAATATCTTATTAACGGAATATGCAAACCCATATTCTAAAGATTTTCTATTGCCCAGTGGAAGATTGCGCGAGTGGCGATATGGGGCGTCTCGAGCCGATGTCATTATCGTAAGTAAATGTCCTGAAAACCTTACAGAGAATCATTTTGAAAGTTGGAGAAACAATCTCAGTTTAAGAAAACATCAAAGACTTTTTTTCTCTAAAATTGAATATGGAGTACCTTTTCAGATTTTTAATCCGCAAAAACTCTTTTTATTAAATCCAGGTTTGCATATCACCTTAATAAGTGCAATTGCACAATCCAGTTATTTATTAAATTATCTTGCAGGCAATGTAGCCTCTGTAGTTGATATCAATTTTGAAGACCACCATTATTTTAGGGAATCAGAATTAAAATCAATTTTGTTAAAACATGAACAAATATCGCATCCTAATAAAATGATTTTAACAACTGAAAAGGATGGCACACGATTGGCTTTATTTAAAGATTTTTTCAGTTTGCGAAATATAGAAGTCTATGCGATTCCAATACACGTGAAATTTTATCATGAATTGGAATTCAATAATTTTATTAAAGACTATCTACTTGAATTTAAAATATGA
- a CDS encoding penicillin-binding protein 2, with protein sequence MQEKQILRFRIVKIFMILCASILVITLAKIQLFNPYYSNKASSTTLNQNTIYPSRGLFYDRNGKLLVINYPTYDLYVTYKEVSKEMDTALFCQLLNIPMSSFQENLEKDWRSGKYSKSVPFVFLKSIPPEVFLPFQENVFRFPGFEGLLRSIREYPEPHGANFLGYISEVTKEEIERSEGIYKLGDYIGTSGLEKFYEEIIRGVNGVEFVLKDNLGREVGQFDFGKLDRKAVSGLDAQLSIDIELQKFGDSLMLNKVGGIVAIEPETGEILCQITSPTYNPNLLSIHNNRGVAYAYLLRDSLKPLFDRSSNAKYPPGSIFKPILALIAMQEGVINENTAHTCTGAYYYKNLSYGCHHHPSPYKLSVALQHSCNSYFFQTFRDLIEIKGFNKPQFGLDLLVKYLGDFGLGKPLYTDVATESGGYIPTSEYYTRLYKTDQWRSTYFISVGIGQGELQLSTIQMANLAAILANRGFFYTPHLVKAFSGNQNQIQEKFRIQNKVPIDQKYFEPVIEGMELAIQAGTASLAFNPEIATCGKTGTSQNPHGEDHSVFFAFAPKDKPKIAIAVYIENAGWGGTVAAPIASLMIEKYLKRKISRPDLQERMMRKDLITKKTKP encoded by the coding sequence ATGCAAGAGAAGCAAATATTAAGATTTCGGATCGTTAAAATTTTTATGATTTTATGTGCATCCATTCTTGTTATTACACTCGCAAAAATTCAATTATTCAATCCGTACTATTCTAATAAAGCAAGTTCAACAACGCTGAATCAAAATACCATTTATCCATCGAGAGGATTATTTTATGACCGGAATGGAAAACTTCTTGTAATTAATTATCCAACCTATGATCTTTATGTAACTTATAAAGAGGTAAGTAAAGAGATGGATACTGCATTATTTTGTCAACTGCTTAATATTCCAATGAGCAGTTTTCAGGAAAATCTAGAAAAAGATTGGCGTTCTGGAAAATACAGTAAGTCCGTTCCATTTGTATTTTTAAAAAGTATTCCTCCAGAAGTTTTTCTGCCATTTCAAGAGAATGTATTTAGGTTTCCTGGATTTGAAGGATTGCTCCGATCAATCCGGGAATATCCAGAGCCTCATGGTGCCAATTTTTTAGGTTACATAAGTGAGGTTACCAAAGAAGAAATTGAACGTTCAGAAGGTATCTATAAATTAGGAGACTATATCGGAACGTCTGGATTAGAAAAATTTTATGAAGAAATTATTCGGGGAGTTAATGGTGTTGAGTTTGTATTGAAAGATAATCTCGGTAGGGAAGTAGGTCAATTTGATTTTGGAAAATTAGATAGAAAAGCAGTTTCTGGTCTGGATGCACAATTGAGTATTGATATTGAACTTCAAAAATTTGGAGATAGCCTCATGTTAAATAAAGTAGGTGGAATTGTAGCTATTGAACCAGAAACCGGTGAAATCCTTTGCCAGATTACATCCCCTACCTATAATCCAAATTTATTATCTATTCATAATAATCGAGGCGTTGCATATGCATATTTATTGCGAGATTCCCTAAAACCCCTTTTTGACAGATCCTCCAATGCTAAATATCCACCGGGCTCCATATTTAAACCGATACTAGCGCTTATTGCTATGCAGGAAGGTGTAATAAATGAAAACACAGCACATACCTGCACAGGTGCATATTATTATAAAAACCTTTCTTATGGTTGTCATCATCATCCGAGTCCATATAAATTATCGGTCGCTTTACAACATTCCTGTAACTCTTATTTTTTCCAAACATTCAGAGACTTAATTGAAATAAAAGGATTCAATAAACCCCAATTTGGATTAGACTTATTAGTAAAATATCTTGGTGATTTTGGTTTGGGTAAGCCTCTCTATACAGATGTAGCCACAGAAAGTGGAGGGTATATACCAACTTCTGAATATTATACACGATTATATAAAACGGATCAATGGAGATCGACTTATTTTATTTCTGTTGGGATTGGTCAGGGAGAATTGCAATTATCTACAATCCAAATGGCAAACCTGGCAGCGATCCTGGCAAATAGAGGTTTTTTTTATACACCCCATTTAGTAAAAGCGTTTAGTGGAAATCAAAACCAAATTCAAGAAAAATTTAGAATTCAAAATAAAGTACCGATTGATCAAAAATATTTCGAACCTGTGATTGAAGGTATGGAATTGGCTATTCAAGCGGGAACTGCTTCCCTGGCATTTAATCCTGAAATTGCAACGTGTGGAAAAACGGGCACTTCTCAAAATCCACATGGTGAAGACCATTCCGTTTTTTTTGCTTTTGCTCCAAAAGATAAACCTAAAATAGCAATTGCTGTATATATTGAAAATGCAGGCTGGGGAGGTACGGTGGCAGCTCCTATAGCTTCATTAATGATTGAGAAATATTTAAAACGAAAAATCTCAAGACCCGACTTACAGGAACGAATGATGCGCAAAGATCTGATCACCAAAAAAACAAAACCATGA
- a CDS encoding dihydrofolate reductase produces MISAIVALNADRIIGFENQIPWYLSADLKYFKKVTLNHTVLMGRKCYQSIGIPLPKRTNIIVTRDPFFIVSNCFIVHSIEEGILFAKKHGEQELFIIGGGEIYKQSMHLWNKLYITLVDFPCKGDTYFPEIDKEQWSLFSREDHEKDEKNNMNYSFLIYEKK; encoded by the coding sequence ATTATTTCAGCAATTGTAGCTTTAAATGCTGACCGTATTATTGGATTCGAAAATCAAATTCCATGGTACCTGTCAGCAGATTTAAAATATTTTAAGAAAGTGACCCTTAACCATACGGTTTTAATGGGTAGAAAATGCTATCAAAGTATTGGTATTCCATTACCAAAACGGACAAATATCATTGTTACCCGGGATCCTTTTTTTATAGTGTCTAATTGCTTTATTGTGCATTCCATTGAGGAAGGCATTTTATTTGCAAAAAAACATGGCGAACAAGAACTATTTATTATCGGAGGTGGTGAAATTTACAAACAATCGATGCATCTTTGGAATAAATTATACATAACACTTGTAGATTTTCCATGCAAAGGGGATACCTATTTTCCGGAAATTGATAAAGAACAATGGTCCCTTTTTTCAAGAGAAGATCATGAGAAGGATGAGAAAAATAACATGAACTATTCATTTTTGATTTATGAGAAAAAATAA
- a CDS encoding DUF2851 family protein, whose product MKEDLIQFIWRSKVLLSNKLFTSNGSLIEVLHPGLFNTNQGPDFLFAKILLDGVLWAGHVEIHVKASDWNLHKHQLDPNYQNIILHVVWQHDIDIFYNQSPLACLELKDLVDPVLVRNYQGLMQNERSLACSPFLNYIPDSLKSIQLERMMIERLENKTEKMKQELQLLQWDWEALLYRKLAHYMVAPMNSEAMAHLCEILTWKLLIKGYHDHTILEAMLFGTAGMLVEDHQDAYYQGLQSEFKHLQLKYGIVPINAIEWKFLRLRPSHFPSLRIAQLAAFLYKEHQLFSKIIESDSLIEIYGYFDESPNEYWNSHFIFGKTSKEWKHAKIGTLTRDILIINVIVPILFAYGVIQNREELKEKALFFLQKLKTEKNHIVHMWKSYNFTLDHAGHSQGGIQLYQRYCNEKKCTSCLIGNEILKNPRT is encoded by the coding sequence ATGAAAGAAGATCTTATTCAATTTATTTGGAGATCTAAAGTCTTGCTTTCTAACAAACTATTTACAAGCAATGGATCTCTTATTGAAGTGTTGCATCCCGGTTTATTTAATACGAATCAAGGACCGGATTTTCTCTTTGCCAAAATTTTATTAGATGGTGTCCTATGGGCAGGACATGTAGAAATACATGTTAAAGCATCAGATTGGAATTTACACAAGCATCAGTTGGATCCAAATTATCAAAATATCATCCTTCATGTGGTTTGGCAGCATGATATAGATATTTTCTATAACCAAAGCCCTTTAGCTTGTTTGGAGCTGAAAGATCTGGTAGATCCAGTTTTAGTCCGAAACTACCAGGGACTAATGCAAAATGAGCGTTCATTAGCTTGTAGCCCATTTCTAAATTATATCCCGGATTCTTTAAAGTCGATTCAGCTGGAGCGCATGATGATAGAACGCCTGGAAAATAAAACAGAGAAAATGAAGCAAGAATTGCAGCTACTTCAATGGGATTGGGAAGCCTTACTGTATAGAAAATTGGCCCATTATATGGTAGCTCCTATGAATAGTGAAGCAATGGCTCATTTATGTGAAATATTGACTTGGAAACTGCTTATAAAGGGATATCACGATCACACTATATTAGAAGCAATGCTTTTTGGCACAGCAGGTATGCTTGTTGAAGATCACCAAGATGCTTATTATCAAGGTTTACAAAGTGAATTTAAACATCTGCAGTTAAAATATGGAATCGTACCTATAAATGCAATTGAATGGAAATTTTTGCGACTGCGACCTTCCCATTTTCCAAGCCTTAGAATTGCTCAGTTAGCAGCTTTTTTATATAAAGAACATCAATTGTTTTCTAAAATTATAGAATCAGATTCATTAATTGAAATCTATGGTTATTTTGATGAATCGCCAAATGAATATTGGAATTCTCATTTTATTTTCGGGAAAACATCCAAAGAATGGAAACATGCCAAAATTGGTACCCTAACACGGGATATACTTATAATCAATGTAATAGTTCCTATATTATTTGCTTATGGTGTCATTCAAAATAGGGAAGAATTAAAAGAAAAAGCCTTGTTTTTCCTTCAAAAATTAAAAACAGAAAAAAATCATATCGTACATATGTGGAAAAGTTATAATTTTACACTTGATCACGCAGGTCATAGCCAGGGAGGTATTCAATTATATCAGCGTTATTGTAACGAAAAAAAATGTACCTCTTGCTTAATTGGCAATGAAATTCTGAAAAATCCCAGGACATAA
- a CDS encoding PorT family protein: protein MKHFILLNLALILTISVSAQKQKFYAGLNGAIQNTWIFCSTDFDEGGILDFETTFRTAFGLDLGYQFTPNYGLQTGILYSQQGQKYTTAGNTNANYTTDLSYLKIPVLFCYTHKPLGKLSFIAQAGFQFSLLTEALSSRDRNFLYYSPGYVDVKDSYASVPIEIVLALGIQMNFENMNVSLLIRPDYSLTDIEKTEKKPGLRSPASNFTIAMPQLGFHYYF from the coding sequence ATGAAACATTTTATCTTATTAAACTTGGCATTAATTCTAACAATTTCTGTTTCAGCACAAAAGCAGAAATTCTATGCAGGTCTAAATGGTGCAATTCAAAATACTTGGATATTCTGTTCTACTGATTTTGATGAAGGAGGTATTTTGGACTTTGAAACTACTTTTAGAACTGCTTTTGGTTTGGATTTGGGATATCAGTTTACACCAAACTATGGTTTACAGACAGGAATTCTGTATTCTCAACAAGGTCAAAAGTATACAACAGCAGGCAATACAAATGCCAATTATACTACGGATTTAAGCTATTTGAAGATCCCAGTTTTGTTTTGCTATACGCATAAACCATTAGGTAAATTATCTTTTATTGCACAAGCAGGTTTCCAATTTAGTCTGCTCACAGAAGCTTTAAGTTCAAGAGATCGCAACTTTTTATACTATAGTCCGGGTTATGTCGATGTAAAAGATAGCTATGCTTCGGTGCCTATTGAAATTGTACTTGCACTCGGGATCCAAATGAATTTTGAAAACATGAATGTCAGTTTATTGATTAGGCCCGATTATTCATTAACGGATATAGAAAAAACAGAAAAAAAACCTGGATTACGAAGTCCAGCTAGTAATTTTACAATTGCAATGCCACAATTGGGATTTCACTATTATTTCTAA
- a CDS encoding rod shape-determining protein, which yields MKVFNLFVQELAVDLGTANTLIIQDDKVVVDEPSIVAVDKKTGEVIAVGNKAMQMHEKTHKNIETIRPLKDGVIADFQAAEAMIQGMINMIGSKRRFFTHLRMVICIPSGITEVEKRAVFDSADHVDSKETYLIHEPMAAALGIGLDVEEPIGNMVIDIGGGTTEIAVIALSGIVCDQSIRVAGDEFTGDIIDYMRREHNMLIGERTAEQMKIHIGSALKTLENPPDPFPINGRDLMTGIPRQIIIRYEETAEALDKSIMKIEEAVLKALEMTPPELSSDIYRTGLYLTGGGALLRGLDKRLSLKTKLPVIVAQDPLRAVVRGTGIALKNTDRFSFLIDRKSI from the coding sequence TGACGAACCGTCGATAGTTGCCGTAGATAAAAAAACCGGAGAAGTAATAGCAGTCGGTAATAAAGCCATGCAGATGCATGAAAAAACCCACAAAAATATTGAAACGATCCGGCCTTTAAAAGATGGTGTTATCGCTGATTTCCAAGCTGCTGAAGCCATGATTCAGGGGATGATCAATATGATTGGAAGCAAACGTCGCTTTTTTACACATCTTAGAATGGTTATTTGTATTCCATCTGGCATTACGGAAGTGGAAAAAAGAGCCGTTTTTGATTCAGCCGACCATGTAGATTCTAAGGAAACCTATCTCATTCATGAACCGATGGCTGCCGCTTTAGGAATTGGATTGGATGTAGAAGAACCAATCGGAAATATGGTCATTGATATTGGAGGCGGTACTACAGAAATCGCAGTAATCGCTTTATCTGGTATCGTTTGTGATCAATCCATAAGAGTAGCAGGTGATGAATTTACAGGCGATATTATAGATTATATGCGTCGGGAACACAATATGTTGATTGGGGAACGCACTGCCGAACAAATGAAAATTCATATTGGATCAGCACTAAAAACCTTAGAAAATCCGCCAGATCCATTCCCAATTAATGGTCGTGACTTGATGACAGGGATTCCAAGGCAAATTATCATACGATATGAAGAAACTGCGGAAGCTTTAGATAAATCTATTATGAAAATTGAAGAGGCTGTTTTAAAGGCTTTGGAAATGACACCTCCGGAACTTTCCTCCGATATTTATCGCACGGGATTATATCTTACGGGAGGCGGAGCACTCTTGCGAGGACTTGATAAACGACTTTCATTAAAAACTAAATTACCAGTAATAGTAGCCCAGGATCCTTTAAGAGCTGTTGTACGAGGTACCGGTATTGCCTTAAAAAACACAGATCGTTTTTCATTCTTGATAGACCGAAAAAGTATTTAG
- a CDS encoding CinA family nicotinamide mononucleotide deamidase-related protein: MKIALIIIGDEVLLGQVVDTNATSIARILYKEGLEIYKKWTVADKSDQILLALHEASQDADVLLMTGGLGPTKDDITKKTLADYFEVDLIFSDENKIHLEKMLQIRNMKITPNHLQQCYLPANAILLDNQLGTALGMYIKAHSKMYFSMPGVPYEMEFIMNHGVVPRLRENKQNIQVYHQTIHTIGMGETEIADLIEPKFGELPSYLSLAYLPSQGQVKLRLTGKHESLDFLKEKIETYKEIIKDTLIDNILGFGDTSLEEEIGKLLIKQERTLSTAESCSGGYLAHKIVSVPGASEYFQGSIVAYQYEMKHKLLGVSEEVLAKFGAVSEECVVEMVKGACSELDSNYAIATSGIAGPLGGTEDKPVGTVWIAYGTKDIIKTKKLRFFRDRIRNIEATATFAMILFWKYLKEVK, encoded by the coding sequence ATGAAAATCGCCTTAATCATTATCGGAGATGAAGTACTACTTGGACAAGTAGTGGATACCAATGCAACAAGTATTGCCAGGATTCTTTATAAGGAAGGACTGGAAATTTATAAAAAATGGACCGTAGCTGATAAATCGGATCAAATCCTTTTAGCCTTGCACGAAGCTTCACAAGATGCGGATGTTCTTTTAATGACCGGAGGATTAGGCCCTACCAAAGACGATATTACCAAGAAAACCTTAGCAGATTATTTTGAAGTTGATTTAATTTTTAGTGATGAAAATAAAATTCATCTTGAAAAGATGTTGCAAATTCGAAATATGAAAATTACACCAAATCACTTGCAACAATGTTATTTGCCAGCGAATGCAATCCTATTAGACAATCAATTAGGGACTGCTTTGGGTATGTATATTAAGGCACATTCTAAGATGTACTTTTCGATGCCTGGGGTACCCTACGAAATGGAATTTATTATGAATCATGGCGTTGTCCCCAGGCTCCGGGAAAACAAGCAGAACATTCAGGTTTACCATCAAACCATTCATACCATAGGTATGGGGGAGACGGAAATAGCAGACTTGATAGAACCTAAATTTGGTGAATTGCCATCCTATCTTTCTTTGGCATACTTACCTTCTCAAGGTCAGGTGAAATTAAGATTGACTGGAAAACACGAAAGTCTGGACTTTCTTAAAGAGAAAATTGAGACTTATAAAGAAATTATAAAGGATACCTTAATTGATAATATCCTGGGTTTTGGGGATACCAGCCTAGAGGAAGAGATTGGAAAACTATTGATTAAACAAGAAAGGACTTTAAGTACGGCGGAGAGTTGTTCAGGAGGTTACTTGGCTCATAAAATAGTCTCCGTACCTGGGGCTTCGGAATATTTTCAAGGTTCAATTGTTGCTTATCAGTATGAAATGAAACATAAATTATTAGGGGTTTCAGAAGAAGTTTTAGCCAAATTTGGGGCGGTAAGTGAAGAATGTGTAGTTGAAATGGTCAAAGGAGCTTGTTCGGAATTGGATTCTAATTATGCAATTGCAACTAGTGGGATTGCTGGTCCATTGGGTGGTACGGAGGACAAACCAGTAGGTACCGTTTGGATTGCATATGGTACAAAAGATATTATAAAAACCAAGAAACTCCGCTTTTTCAGAGATCGAATTCGGAATATTGAAGCAACTGCTACATTTGCAATGATTTTATTTTGGAAGTATCTAAAAGAAGTAAAATAG
- a CDS encoding 2-oxo acid dehydrogenase subunit E2: protein MAKVELIMPKMGESIIEATILKWLKKEGDAVEMDETILEIATDKVDSEIPSPSKGVISKLLFKENDVVAIGKVIAYIETDVNAENLSSPTTQPEIAKNESKTELKAAIEKQTSSTTGVEKSTSNRFFSPLVRNIAKQENIAVSQLESIPGSGLDGRLTKRDLIGYLSNATPQKATNAENVKPFQESSAIQAAPAVSISGNVEIIEMDRMRKLISDHMVMSKHTAPHVTSFVEVDVTPIVQWRDRIKDSFLKKYNQKITFTPVFIEAIARAIKEFPMINVSVQGTQIIRKLDINIGMAAALPSGNLIVPVIKNADRLNLVGLTYQVNDLAARARANKLKPEDIQEGTFTLTNVGTFGNVMGTPIINQPQVAIMATGAIRKKPAVIETPSGDTIGIRHMMFLSMSYDHRVVDGALGGTFLKRVGDYLEQFDINQTI, encoded by the coding sequence ATGGCTAAGGTAGAGCTGATTATGCCTAAAATGGGGGAAAGTATCATTGAAGCAACCATCCTAAAATGGCTTAAAAAAGAAGGGGATGCTGTCGAAATGGACGAAACAATCTTGGAAATTGCTACGGATAAGGTCGATAGTGAAATTCCTTCACCTTCTAAAGGCGTTATTTCAAAATTGCTTTTTAAAGAAAATGACGTTGTTGCTATTGGCAAAGTAATAGCTTATATTGAAACAGATGTCAATGCTGAAAATCTAAGTTCTCCAACGACACAGCCAGAGATTGCTAAAAATGAAAGCAAAACAGAATTAAAAGCAGCGATAGAAAAGCAAACTTCGAGCACAACAGGTGTTGAAAAATCAACATCAAACCGGTTTTTCTCACCCCTGGTACGAAACATTGCAAAACAAGAAAATATTGCAGTAAGCCAGTTAGAATCAATTCCTGGATCTGGCTTAGATGGACGTTTAACAAAACGGGATTTGATAGGATATCTTTCAAATGCGACGCCTCAAAAGGCAACAAATGCTGAAAATGTAAAGCCTTTTCAAGAGTCATCTGCAATTCAAGCAGCTCCGGCAGTTTCTATTTCAGGCAATGTAGAAATCATTGAAATGGATAGGATGCGAAAGCTCATATCTGATCATATGGTAATGAGTAAACACACGGCACCTCATGTCACCTCTTTTGTTGAAGTTGATGTAACACCAATAGTCCAATGGAGAGATCGTATAAAAGATAGTTTCTTAAAAAAGTATAATCAGAAAATTACCTTTACGCCTGTTTTTATTGAAGCTATTGCAAGAGCCATTAAGGAGTTTCCAATGATCAATGTATCTGTTCAGGGAACTCAGATCATTCGAAAACTGGATATAAATATTGGCATGGCAGCTGCTTTGCCAAGTGGCAACTTAATTGTTCCTGTTATAAAAAATGCAGACCGTTTGAATTTAGTAGGCTTGACGTATCAAGTAAACGATTTAGCAGCCAGAGCGCGTGCTAATAAATTAAAACCGGAAGATATTCAGGAAGGTACATTCACACTTACGAATGTAGGTACCTTTGGAAATGTAATGGGTACTCCTATTATCAATCAACCGCAAGTTGCTATTATGGCAACAGGGGCAATCCGAAAAAAACCAGCTGTAATAGAAACACCTTCTGGCGATACTATTGGGATACGTCATATGATGTTCTTATCAATGTCTTATGATCATAGAGTGGTTGATGGCGCTTTGGGTGGAACTTTTTTAAAACGTGTTGGAGACTATCTGGAACAGTTTGATATTAATCAAACCATTTAA
- the mreC gene encoding rod shape-determining protein MreC gives MWRIAKIIIQNGSLVLFVILQSLCLFWIVKFNQNQQKIYLHSYQLMASGIQSKYQYLISYFNLRERYDSIAVENAKLRSNQINTFSNSQKKVDSLINHKSEDQLYQLIPARVINNALDKRNNMITLDKGGKHNIAPGMGVITNKGIVGIVTDTSSNYSLVMSVLHSNTNISARLKRCGFFGSLIWNGKDPSIMNLQAIQKYADVRLGDTIVTSGYSIVFPKNLLIGTVDMYKVEEGSFTFKINVALSQSMTNIDQVYVILSHDKGEKENLEKKSVRYE, from the coding sequence ATGTGGAGAATAGCCAAAATAATTATTCAGAATGGTTCTCTGGTTTTGTTTGTGATCTTGCAATCTCTTTGTTTGTTTTGGATTGTAAAATTCAATCAAAATCAACAAAAAATTTATTTGCATTCCTATCAATTAATGGCCAGCGGTATTCAATCCAAATATCAATATTTAATTAGCTATTTTAATCTTAGAGAACGCTATGATAGTATTGCAGTTGAAAATGCAAAATTGCGGAGTAATCAAATAAATACATTTTCAAATTCTCAAAAAAAAGTAGACAGTCTGATTAACCATAAATCAGAGGATCAATTATATCAGTTGATCCCGGCAAGAGTTATTAACAATGCACTTGATAAAAGGAATAATATGATTACCCTGGATAAAGGGGGAAAACATAACATTGCACCAGGAATGGGCGTAATTACAAATAAAGGAATTGTTGGAATCGTTACGGATACCAGTTCTAACTATTCACTGGTGATGTCTGTTTTACATAGTAATACAAATATTAGTGCCCGACTAAAACGTTGCGGATTTTTTGGATCCCTTATTTGGAATGGAAAAGATCCATCGATTATGAACTTGCAAGCGATTCAAAAGTATGCAGATGTTAGACTTGGCGATACCATTGTTACAAGCGGTTATAGTATCGTTTTTCCAAAAAATCTTCTGATTGGTACAGTAGACATGTATAAAGTTGAAGAAGGTTCCTTTACCTTTAAAATAAATGTTGCATTAAGTCAGTCCATGACGAATATTGATCAGGTTTATGTAATCTTAAGTCATGATAAAGGAGAAAAGGAAAACTTAGAAAAAAAATCGGTTCGATATGAGTAA